Proteins encoded within one genomic window of Cyprinus carpio isolate SPL01 chromosome B22, ASM1834038v1, whole genome shotgun sequence:
- the LOC122141472 gene encoding paraneoplastic antigen Ma6E-like, whose amino-acid sequence MLITLHIYQPNAPPNQIPLPEQNRNEDGEAHEAGVDGEAGEAGVDGEAGEAHEAGVDGEAGVDGEAGEAHEAGLGGEAGEAHEAGVDGEAHEAGVDGEAHEAGMDGEAHEAGVDREADEAHEAGEDDEADEDARLMIHEEQKARSRNPGINADRKRGQSKPASRHSTGQRRRRTEKKKHRENSVQSPSVRATSEGNIPL is encoded by the exons ATGTTAATAACCCTGCACATATATCAGCCTAATGCACCTCCAAATCAGATTCCTTTACCTGAACAGAATCGGAATGAGGATGGCGAGGCTCATGAGGCTGGCGTGGATGGCGAGGCTGGCGAGGCTGGCGTGGATGGCGAGGCTGGCGAGGCTCATGAGGCTGGCGTGGATGGCGAGGCTGGCGTGGATGGCGAGGCTGGCGAGGCTCATGAGGCTGGCTTGGGTGGCGAGGCTGGCGAGGCTCATGAAGCTGGCGTGGATGGCGAGGCTCATGAGGCTGGCGTGGATGGCGAGGCTCATGAGGCTGGCATGGATGGCGAGGCTCATGAGGCTGGCGTGGATAGAGAGGCTGACGAGGCTCATGAAGCTGGCGAGGATGACGAGGCTGATGAGGATGCGAGGCTCATGATTCACGAG GAGCAGAAGGCCAGAAGCCGTAATCCAGGAATCAATGCAGACAGGAAGAGGGGACAGTCCAAACCAGCCTCCAGACACTCCACAGGACAGAGAAGAAGAAGGACAGAGAAGAAGAAGCACAGAGAGAACAGCGTACAGAGTCCCAGCGTCAGAGCAACCTCAGAGGGGAATATTCCCCTCTGA